One Patescibacteria group bacterium genomic region harbors:
- a CDS encoding type IV secretion system DNA-binding domain-containing protein — protein sequence MLWGVVITILILAGLAVGGYFLSKNRKQSSVRQQAAAALKRKLFRITVPKGDPETDKAKELKDLIAPVEVLLRNLHAMQETLRGEYLTLEILATQGFISFYASVPGALASLLERQITAQYSEATVEEVDDPNIFPKQCATAAVQLALKKDFVFPIRTYKTFETDTLNALTNALSKLNESAEGAGVQILVRPVDDKWQKKGQFVASQMKAGKFSDDSLAQGVLKGIGGLLVPGASKTNDKSKPEELKPLTSAQEKIIQTIGEKAAQPGFEVVIRLVTAAATPENAKINLNNILSSFSQFTSETNRFTIAKLPEEKVMTQFIFRLFSLGKPDILNTEEVASLWHLPTARLETPNIRWMRAKKLPPPSNLPKEGITLGKSVYRGVEAIIKMEDDDRRRHIYCIGKTGTGKTTWMQNLAYQDIMAGKGVCVVDPHGDMADWLLARIPKERVDDVILFYPPDLDRPMGLNMLEAKTSAQKQEVVAQLIAIFYKLFDPTGSNQIIGPMFEHYMRNAMLALLADDENGTTLVEIPRMFTDTEFRNQKLAKVTDPVVKQFWLQEYAQSQRGQQSADMLSYVVSKIGRFISNDMMRNIVGQTKSAFDLRDIMDNKKILLINLAKGLTGDINSNLLGFILVSKIQMAALSRADIPESERQDFYLYIDEFQNVTTDSISIILSEARKYHLNLIVAHQFVAQLDEKIREAVLGNVGTMVSFTIGATDVEVVGKQFAPEVSANDLINIENRNAYIKLLIDGAVSKPFNLTALPPMGEARPKVAQALKNLSRLKYGRDRRIVETEIIRRNQLPPKSANPPKTGDKPTSV from the coding sequence ATGCTCTGGGGAGTAGTTATCACCATTCTAATTTTAGCCGGACTTGCTGTAGGCGGGTATTTTTTATCGAAGAATCGTAAGCAAAGCTCTGTCCGCCAACAGGCAGCTGCCGCTCTGAAAAGAAAACTCTTTCGGATTACTGTTCCCAAGGGCGATCCGGAAACAGACAAAGCCAAAGAACTCAAAGACCTGATCGCCCCAGTCGAGGTGTTATTGCGCAACTTGCATGCGATGCAAGAAACTTTGCGCGGCGAGTACCTTACCCTAGAAATATTAGCTACCCAAGGATTTATCTCATTCTATGCCAGCGTACCGGGCGCACTGGCATCGTTATTGGAGAGACAAATTACAGCTCAGTATTCTGAAGCCACAGTGGAAGAAGTGGACGATCCCAATATTTTCCCTAAACAATGCGCTACCGCCGCTGTGCAGCTAGCTTTGAAGAAAGACTTCGTTTTTCCTATTCGAACTTACAAAACTTTCGAGACTGATACGCTCAATGCGCTGACTAATGCTTTGAGTAAATTAAACGAGAGCGCCGAGGGGGCCGGAGTGCAGATTTTAGTTCGTCCGGTGGACGATAAATGGCAAAAGAAGGGACAATTTGTCGCTAGCCAAATGAAGGCAGGCAAATTTTCTGATGATTCGTTGGCTCAAGGCGTGCTGAAGGGGATTGGAGGATTGTTAGTGCCCGGGGCAAGTAAAACCAACGATAAATCCAAACCAGAAGAGCTTAAACCGCTGACATCGGCCCAAGAAAAAATTATTCAAACGATTGGCGAAAAAGCGGCTCAGCCAGGTTTTGAAGTAGTCATCCGGTTAGTCACAGCCGCAGCTACTCCCGAAAATGCCAAAATTAACTTAAATAATATCCTGAGTAGTTTTAGCCAATTTACTTCCGAGACCAACAGATTTACTATCGCCAAGTTGCCAGAAGAAAAAGTGATGACACAGTTTATTTTCCGGTTATTCAGTTTAGGTAAGCCGGATATTCTCAACACCGAGGAAGTGGCCTCACTCTGGCATTTGCCGACAGCCCGGCTAGAAACGCCAAATATCCGCTGGATGCGCGCCAAGAAACTACCGCCGCCCAGTAACTTACCAAAAGAGGGGATTACCTTAGGAAAAAGCGTCTATCGGGGAGTAGAAGCGATCATTAAAATGGAAGATGATGATCGGCGCCGGCATATCTATTGCATTGGTAAAACCGGGACGGGGAAAACTACTTGGATGCAGAATTTAGCTTACCAAGATATTATGGCCGGCAAGGGCGTCTGTGTCGTAGATCCGCATGGCGATATGGCTGATTGGTTGCTGGCGCGTATTCCGAAAGAACGTGTGGATGACGTGATCTTGTTTTATCCTCCTGATCTTGATCGTCCCATGGGACTCAATATGTTAGAAGCCAAAACTTCTGCGCAAAAACAGGAAGTCGTTGCCCAATTGATTGCTATTTTCTATAAATTATTCGATCCTACTGGCAGCAATCAAATCATCGGCCCGATGTTCGAGCATTACATGCGTAATGCCATGCTCGCTCTCTTGGCGGATGACGAAAACGGAACTACTCTCGTAGAAATCCCGCGCATGTTCACAGACACCGAATTTCGCAATCAAAAGCTGGCTAAAGTGACAGATCCGGTGGTTAAACAATTCTGGTTGCAAGAATATGCCCAATCGCAACGCGGTCAGCAGTCGGCGGATATGTTGAGCTATGTGGTTAGCAAAATCGGCCGGTTTATCAGTAACGATATGATGCGGAATATTGTCGGGCAGACTAAGTCGGCCTTTGATCTGCGCGATATTATGGATAATAAGAAAATTCTGCTAATCAATTTGGCCAAAGGCCTGACGGGAGATATCAACAGCAACCTGCTCGGATTTATTTTGGTGTCTAAGATTCAGATGGCCGCTTTATCACGGGCAGATATTCCGGAAAGTGAGCGCCAAGATTTTTATTTGTATATTGATGAGTTCCAAAATGTAACCACGGATTCAATTTCCATTATCTTATCAGAAGCCCGCAAATATCATTTAAATTTAATCGTCGCGCATCAGTTTGTGGCACAGTTGGATGAAAAGATCCGTGAGGCGGTTTTGGGAAATGTGGGGACTATGGTAAGCTTTACTATTGGCGCTACGGATGTGGAGGTGGTCGGCAAGCAATTTGCCCCGGAAGTGAGCGCCAATGACCTGATTAACATCGAAAATCGCAACGCCTATATTAAATTATTGATTGATGGGGCAGTCAGCAAGCCATTTAACTTAACTGCGCTGCCGCCGATGGGGGAGGCCAGACCAAAAGTGGCGCAAGCCCTGAAGAATTTGTCCCGCTTGAAATATGGCCGGGATCGGAGAATAGTAGAGACAGAAATTATCCGGCGTAATCAGCTTCCGCCCAAATCAGCTAATCCACCTAAAACAGGGGATAAACCTACTTCTGTCTAA
- a CDS encoding M23 family metallopeptidase yields MNKRLLVTFWLALGIVFWPNFVLPSQASQINAITELPLLELSLPFNTASRWSSVDDQTPGIVWTAGISEIKFGIQNSQFVAGNPETDTWFVYGWFGALEAIKQPYNVKYPEWGDRHNGIDFAGREGIEVVSASTGKVIFAGKKIGNTVIIDSGDGYQITYGHLQNISVKKNQQVKVGDLLGHLGKTGTVNPHLHFQVDLIKKARLASESKQDSRTAINPVPLFDTEWGNVIIPAAPANQFYTDNQNPLEQPDFNW; encoded by the coding sequence ATGAATAAACGGCTGTTAGTTACATTTTGGCTAGCTTTGGGCATAGTTTTCTGGCCCAATTTTGTTTTACCTTCCCAGGCCAGCCAAATTAATGCAATAACAGAATTACCTCTACTGGAACTATCCTTGCCTTTTAACACAGCTTCTCGTTGGAGTAGTGTAGATGATCAGACCCCTGGAATAGTTTGGACTGCAGGCATAAGCGAAATTAAATTCGGCATTCAGAATAGCCAATTTGTAGCTGGAAATCCCGAAACCGATACTTGGTTCGTTTATGGCTGGTTCGGGGCGTTAGAGGCCATTAAACAGCCTTACAATGTGAAATATCCCGAATGGGGCGACCGCCATAATGGGATTGATTTTGCCGGGAGAGAGGGGATAGAAGTGGTTTCTGCTTCTACCGGAAAAGTCATTTTCGCCGGTAAAAAAATTGGAAATACTGTAATTATCGATTCTGGTGATGGTTACCAGATTACTTACGGTCATCTGCAAAATATTTCCGTGAAGAAAAACCAACAGGTTAAAGTAGGGGATCTACTCGGCCATTTAGGCAAAACTGGTACAGTCAATCCGCATTTGCATTTTCAAGTAGATTTAATTAAAAAAGCTCGCCTCGCTTCCGAGTCGAAGCAGGATAGTCGCACTGCCATAAATCCCGTTCCACTTTTTGACACGGAATGGGGGAATGTGATTATTCCGGCGGCTCCCGCCAACCAATTTTATACCGACAACCAAAATCCTTTAGAACAACCTGACTTTAATTGGTAA